In Picosynechococcus sp. PCC 7002, the following are encoded in one genomic region:
- a CDS encoding MASE1 domain-containing protein, whose product MSSRFLIHQPEPWWKHVVVAIAYCVTALFSHNFTVYPETGSTPIWIPGGLAVGFLVVWGLPMWWGVLGGILVAEIVIYQAWLSVPNLLMTLGITAIATAGKVLAAHWLQGQNQNRYFLDRPETTQNFILYSCILSHLPVAIACALIVCLAGKAPWSLYPEIAGTWFLSDSFGILIFAPLIIATQHGYREFIHHLKKYWLAAISIATLTLGISHLVINGYHGEYLLAPLLVWTTFQFKEVGATLLMVMIVLMVAISTVQGYGTFVGESLRNSLLLSQFFIACIGLMTLMLIAVLNEKKQAKADLKAMNQTLASQNQRLEELATQKELAHQQRENLLVKYNQALKRQLNLIQAKQAAEMAAQEKSEFLANMSHEIRTPLNGVIGVAQLLLTMDLKDDQAELVAIIEDSGKTLLNIINDILDFLRIESGSLRLEARCFSFQELLKSVFTLLKVQADQKDIDLQYCVADSIPNILMGDDLRLRQILFNLLGNALKFTATGSVQLVITSHTVPSLSDPPTEELSFQILDTGIGIQVAQLNQLFQPFIQADASISRRYGGSGLGLAIAKRLVNLMGGKIWVESNGELAGDPPPDWFTPGELDPQSYGASFYFTFLSHPVSELDGAPNPN is encoded by the coding sequence TTGTCTTCCCGTTTTTTGATTCATCAACCGGAACCTTGGTGGAAGCACGTGGTCGTGGCGATCGCCTATTGTGTTACGGCCCTGTTTTCTCACAATTTTACGGTTTACCCAGAAACAGGTTCGACGCCCATTTGGATTCCGGGGGGGCTAGCGGTGGGCTTCCTGGTCGTGTGGGGACTACCCATGTGGTGGGGGGTCTTGGGGGGCATTTTGGTCGCAGAGATCGTCATTTACCAAGCCTGGCTCAGTGTGCCTAATTTGTTGATGACCCTCGGCATTACGGCGATCGCCACTGCCGGAAAAGTCTTGGCGGCCCATTGGTTGCAAGGTCAAAATCAAAACCGCTATTTTCTAGACCGTCCGGAGACGACCCAAAATTTTATCCTCTACAGTTGTATCCTGAGCCACCTCCCCGTGGCGATCGCCTGTGCCCTCATCGTTTGCCTGGCCGGGAAAGCCCCTTGGTCGCTATACCCAGAAATTGCTGGGACTTGGTTTCTCAGCGACAGCTTTGGCATTCTCATTTTCGCGCCTCTGATTATTGCCACCCAGCATGGCTACCGTGAATTTATCCATCACCTCAAAAAATATTGGTTAGCGGCCATCAGCATCGCCACCCTGACCCTCGGCATTAGTCACCTGGTGATCAACGGCTACCACGGTGAATATCTCCTTGCCCCTCTCCTGGTGTGGACAACCTTTCAGTTTAAAGAAGTTGGCGCAACACTCCTGATGGTGATGATCGTTTTGATGGTGGCGATTAGCACTGTCCAGGGCTATGGCACCTTTGTGGGGGAGTCGTTACGTAATTCCCTACTGCTCTCGCAATTTTTTATTGCCTGCATTGGCCTGATGACGTTGATGTTGATTGCGGTACTAAACGAAAAAAAGCAAGCCAAAGCCGATCTCAAGGCGATGAATCAAACCCTTGCCAGCCAAAATCAACGCCTCGAAGAGCTGGCGACCCAGAAAGAATTGGCCCATCAGCAGCGGGAAAATCTCCTGGTTAAATATAATCAAGCCCTGAAACGACAACTAAACCTTATCCAAGCTAAACAAGCCGCAGAAATGGCGGCCCAGGAAAAGAGTGAATTTCTCGCCAACATGAGCCACGAGATTCGCACGCCCCTAAATGGGGTGATTGGTGTGGCCCAATTGCTACTGACTATGGATCTCAAGGACGATCAAGCAGAATTGGTCGCCATTATTGAAGACAGTGGTAAAACCCTACTGAATATCATCAACGATATCCTTGATTTTCTCCGCATTGAGTCGGGCAGCCTCCGGTTAGAAGCCCGTTGTTTTTCGTTTCAGGAACTGTTGAAATCTGTCTTCACCCTCCTGAAAGTACAGGCCGACCAAAAGGATATTGATTTGCAATATTGTGTGGCGGATTCGATTCCCAATATTTTGATGGGGGATGATCTACGGCTGCGGCAAATTTTGTTTAACCTTTTGGGTAATGCCCTCAAATTTACGGCAACGGGATCTGTGCAATTGGTGATCACAAGCCACACGGTGCCGTCCCTGAGCGACCCTCCAACGGAGGAACTGAGTTTTCAAATTTTAGATACGGGTATTGGCATTCAGGTTGCGCAACTCAATCAACTATTTCAACCCTTTATCCAGGCTGATGCTTCCATTAGTCGTCGCTACGGGGGTAGTGGCTTAGGGTTGGCGATCGCCAAACGTCTGGTGAATCTCATGGGCGGCAAAATTTGGGTTGAGAGCAATGGTGAACTGGCCGGTGATCCACCGCCAGACTGGTTTACCCCCGGTGAACTCGATCCCCAGAGTTATGGTGCTTCTTTTTACTTTACGTTTTTGAGCCATCCCGTCTCGGAGCTAGATGGTGCTCCCAACCCAAATTGA